DNA sequence from the Kazachstania africana CBS 2517 chromosome 4, complete genome genome:
TATCACTGCTGACAAGAACTATGCTGCAGGCACTCAAGTTGGTGAGTTAATCCCAGCAAGAGGTATTGGTAAAGTCATTGCATCCAAAAATAGTGCCCTCAAAGTAGGTCAACTCGTTAGTGCAAATATTCGTTGGACAACTCATAATGTGATATCAGCAAAGGAAGCAAACGAATTGAAAGTATTATCAAGGGAAAATGTTGGTGAATTGTGGTGGTATTTATCTATTCTTGGTGGCACTGCCCTAACTGcctattttattttctataaataTGCAGAGTtgagagaaagaaaagaggaTTTTGGTAAagtatttttgatttccGGTGCAGCTGGTGCTGTTGGTTCTGTATCCGTACAATTAGCAGTAAATGTATTCAAAGCATCTAAAGTCATTGCAATTGCGGGTGGCCCCAAAAAGGTTAGGTATGTAGAGTCTTTTGGTGACCAAGTAGTTGGAGTTGACTATAAAGATCCAGATTTTGAATCCAAATTGTTAAAAGCTTGTGGTGGCGAAAATACAGTCGATTATTTCATTGACAATGTTGGAGGGGAAATCCTAGATTTCAGTGTCAAATTACTAAAGCCTATGAGTATGATTCTTGCCTGTGGCTCTATTAGTGGATATAATGATCCAAGTAAGTTTGTCTTCAAGAGCTACATGGGTGTTCTTACCAAGAGATTGATTATTAAGGGTTTATTACTGACCGATAATGCTTCAGAATATCCACAAGCTTTCCAGAAGTTAGCTGCATTGATTAAAGAAGGTAAACTTAACGTTTCTAATTCTGCCACAATCAAGGATGCTACTGGAGAGAATTTTAAAGATGTTCCTTTGATCTGGAATGGGTTATTCTCCGGTATCAATAAAGGAAAATTGATAACTAaaataaatgatgaatGAAAAAACATCTAGGTATATAAATAgctttttttgtttaattAAAGcaacaattattttttgacCTAATAAATGCAAATTTGAGCTAAAGACCCTTGCTATTTCCTACTGGGTAAGAAATGCTTCATCAAAGTTTCAACatgacaaagaaaatgt
Encoded proteins:
- the KAFR0D00770 gene encoding uncharacterized protein (similar to Saccharomyces cerevisiae YML131W; ancestral locus Anc_8.0), which gives rise to MVTVNAKQWVLKTETAPGTPFNFDFKSSDSTFELVSKTINSDELIEGDILLETLYVSNDPAQKFWIITADKNYAAGTQVGELIPARGIGKVIASKNSALKVGQLVSANIRWTTHNVISAKEANELKVLSRENVGELWWYLSILGGTALTAYFIFYKYAELRERKEDFGKVFLISGAAGAVGSVSVQLAVNVFKASKVIAIAGGPKKVRYVESFGDQVVGVDYKDPDFESKLLKACGGENTVDYFIDNVGGEILDFSVKLLKPMSMILACGSISGYNDPSKFVFKSYMGVLTKRLIIKGLLLTDNASEYPQAFQKLAALIKEGKLNVSNSATIKDATGENFKDVPLIWNGLFSGINKGKLITKINDE